The nucleotide sequence aatgcccaaccttggttttaccgtttgccacctagcctctttttttcttgggtttccggagcccgagggtcatcttattttaaccccccccgggccagtgctcctctgagtgatggtctaaccgagcgatgtccggggctaccaggggcaactctgggctggcctacccggcgtctggctcatctgagtgtgccctgagaacgagatatgtgcagctcctgtcgggatttgtcggcacattcgggcggtgttgctggatttgttttaacctgtcgaagtgtcttgaagaaccgagataccgagtctgatcggaacgtctcggtaggaggtctattccttcgttgaccgtgagagcttgtcatgggctaagttgggactcccctgcagggatttgaactttcgaaagccgtgcccgcggttatgggcagatgggaatttgttaatgtccggttgtagataacttgaaccttaacttaattaaaattaatcaacagtgtgagttaccgtgatggtctcttctcggcggagtccgggaagtgaacacggtgttgaagtaatgcttgcgcaggttgttctctagtttctcgttcgcgctttgcctcctcttctcgctctcttttgcgaacaggatagccaccatatatgctagtcacttgctgcagctccacatatatttaccttgccttacctattatgattaaatagtcttgatcgcgagggtgcgagattgctgagtccctgtggctcacagattacttccaaaccagatgcagggcctgatgattccgctcctggtgacgcgctcgagctcaagtgagagttcgacgaggactctcaacgatactacgtgtctttccctgatagccagtagtggtgcccagttgggggtgatcgggaccgtgtcgcatgttgggttatcttttattttgacgCCGTAGTCGGGCATGAATGTTTGAATGATGTAATagtatttatgtacttgattgacgtggcgagtgtaagccaactatgttatctccccttttattatctatattacatgggatgttgtgaagattgcctaacttgcgacattgctttcaatgcagttatgtctctaagtcgtgcctcgacacgtgggagctatagccgcatcgagggcgttacagcatcCTACTGATGTGGTCATGGACGACCAATGCAGCCACCATTATGTCCTCATCGTCTGATGAACAAATGAAGTTGTGAAAGAAGTACTCATCTCCGCTATCCATGGTACCTTGCAAGCAAAGCGTCGAACACGTTGCGGGCGTGATGGAGACGTGGCCGGAAAGGGCGCGTCGAGACCGTTGGTTCGCAGCATGGTGGTTGACTGCGGGTGTGGCGGAGGACGGAGCGACGACTGCGACGAAATAAAAGGGACTGCTCCGCTGACGGGCAAAGCAATATGGTGACGGGCGTGGCGGTGGCGATGCCGAGGGGCCGAGGGTGGAGcaacgaagaggaggaagaaatggGGCTGTGTCTCCAACGGGCGGGCCAAGGGAGGACACGGGTACGCGTCCCGTTTGTCCGCGTGCTGTCCGTTTGGCCGCAAACGCGATCCAAACTTGAAATGGGAATGAGTCGAAAACGGATCGAAAACAGATATTTGTCCGTTTACTCCCGCGCGATGGGTCAAGGTTTACGTTTATTTACTCCAAAGATACGCGGGGGAACGATTTGgtgtcgtgcgttggagttgccctCACTCCACTGCCCCCGGTCCATCTCTCCGTGGTAATAGTTCAGTGGTACAGACCACACAGCAGCCGCGACAACTGCCACACAACACGTAGTGCGCCCCTCCACTGCAGGAAGCACTGTTGAGCTGCATGCCGCGCCCGTCAGCCCCGCCGAAGTGCGCGCCAATGGTTTCCCACGCCGAGCCGACGATCGGTCATCGGTGGTCACGCACGCCACGCAACGGCGCCAGTTCCGCCACGCAGATCCATCTCTCTCGGCCACGCACGCACGCGCCCCTTTCCCCGAGGTTCACCTCCCCTTCGCCCGCCCCACCCCAACGTGGCCACGCCAGCCCCCAACTACCGGCCGccctcccctcccccacccccacgcAACGGAGCACAGCAAAAGGCACCCCCGGCCTCCACGCCACGCGTCCCCCCCTCCCACGACCGACCAACCTCCCACCGATCGCGACCGCCCCTCCCCACGTCCATGGCGCCTACCCTCGCCCGCTGCCATGCGGGACACCGAGTTCCCTTGGCCCCGCCGTCCATGACCCCTCGCTGCATGGGCCGGTCAGCGCGGCCGGAGTAGAATAACCCCGTGATATTTCCGGGCGGCACAGGGGGCAGAGCCCATGTGGCGCGGGCCCCGCGGGCATCAATAAAGAAGCTGCCGCGGCGGGCTGTCTCGCCGCGGGCCGCCACGTGTGTGCCGGGCGAtaacaccggcgtcgccgccgttAGCATCAGCCTCCCGGTGGGGCCGAGATCGCGAGCACGTGTCGCGATCTGCCCGCCGGGCGCGCCCACGCGTCCAGATCAGGTGGAGACGGGCGGCGAGCACGTCACGGACTCACGGCGACGGTAGCTATCGGGCGCTCCCGCCATGACGGCGACGGGCACCCTCCCTCCCCTTCTTCTACCGCCCCGCCCCGCGTGCGTGAGGTTCGTTTCGGCTCGCGCCTCTGCCGCTGCTTAGCTTCTACTGCTGCCATTCGAGCTGGGAACGCACGCGCGCGAAGGCGCTGTCGTCGTGTGTCGAGGTGTTTCGTGTAGGCCTCTGGAGTTCCGTCGCCGACGTGCGGCGGAGGGTAGTGGGAATCTAGGGCGGCGTCGGGGTCGAGCGAGCGAGTACTTGCCAATGGCCGAGATCTGCTGCCAGGAAGCCAAGtcgccgccggcgaccgccgccacgGTGGCCACGGTCTCGGCTTCGGCGGCCGCCGCGGCCGTCGCCTCGTCGGTGATGGACAGGCGGCGCCGCAGGCTGGAGCTGAAGCGCTTCCGCCTCGCGAGCGACCTCGAGCAGTCGGCCGCGGAGTACGCCGGCGCCCGCAAGCGGCCGAGGATACCGCGCACGGTGTCCGGCCCGTGCCCCGACGCTGCCTCGGCGTCCGAGAACGCGGAGCGTTGCCCGAGGTTCGGGTTCTCCTCGGTGTGCGGCCGTCGTCGCGAGATGGAGGACGCCGTCTCCATCAGGCCCGGTTTCTTGCCCGGCTCCGGCAAGTCCCACTTCTTCGGCGTCTTCGATGGCCACGGCTGCTCACACGTACGTCAAACTTTGCTCGCATATGAGCGCAATTCATGTTGTTTCTGCACAAGGGAAGGGTGCTGATGGCATGGTTTCGTGGCATCAGGTGGCGACGACGTGCCAGGAGCTGATGCATGAGGTGGTGGCGGAGGAGCACCAGAAGGCGGGGTCCGGCGAGGAGCCTGTGTGGAAGGAGGTGATGGAGAGGAGCTTCGCGCGGCTGGACGAGCGGGCCGCGAACTGGGCGACCACCCGCAGCAGCGAGGAGCCCGCCTGCCGCTGCGAGCAGAAGATGCCCTCGCGGTGCGACCACGTGGGATCCACCGCCGTCGTGGCAGTCGTCAGCCCGACCCAGCTCGTCGTGGGCAACGCCGGCGACTCCCGTGCCGTCCTTTCCCGCGCCGGCGTCCCCGTTGCACTCTCCGTCGACCACAAGGTACGCGCGTGCTCTCGCGTGGAGCGTCCTGCCCCCTCTGTTTGCGTGCGAACTGTCCATAACCTTGACATGAATTTCCTCAGCCTGACCGGCCGGACGAGCTGGAGCGCATCCAGGCGGCGGGCGGGCGCGTCATCTACTGGGACGGCGCGCGGGTGCTCGGCGTCCTCGCCATGTCTCGAGCCATAGGTGAGTTTTCTAGTTCAAATTTCGCTCTCGTCAGGAGCTTTGCTCTGCCTCTGGGGTCCCGATCTGAGTCTAACCTTTGACTTGTACGTTCGTAGGGGATGGCTACCTGAAGCCGTTCGTGACGGCGGAGCCGGAGGTGACCGTGACGGAGCGCAGCGACGCCGACGAGTGCCTGATCCTGGCCAGCGACGGGCTGTGGGACGTGGTGACCAACGAGATGGCGTGCGACGTCGCCAGGGCGTGCTTCCGGAGCAACGGCCCACCAGAGCCGGCCGCGGCTCAGGCGCAGGCGAGCGAGGGGGTGAGCAAGGCGGAGTCCGACCGGGCGTGCTCCGACGCGGCCATGCTGCTGGCGAAGCTGGCGCTGGCGCGGGGGAGCTCCGACAACGTGAGCGTCGTGGTCGTGGATCTGCGCCGGGGATCGTGATTCTTGGAGCGGAATTCGTGCTCCATGATTGCTTCTCGTTATCCTATTTTTTAATCCATGCTAATTTCTTCCCCCGTTTCTAAATTTATCTTCGCTGCCTcgatgtagtagtagtagtattagaTCTAGTAGTACCACAGTTTCTAATTCTACCCGCCAAAAAGAAGTTGAACAGATAAGCTCAGCTGTTTCAACTGCATCGTAACACGTACACGAAGATATTTGATATGTTTAACAAGTCGATAAGAAGATCTCCCTAAGCTCTTCATATCCATCGTACGTAGAGCACACGATAGGCACGAATTAGGTGGACCGTGACGACGGAAGCTGGGCACCACTCGCGTGTTACCCCTGACAACTCGCCTCGTATCGTCGCAGGATCGGAGCAGAGAAAAGTCGAAGAACAGATGCTGATCTAGTAGTACTAGTACCTATCTACCCACTGTGCGTGGGGCCAAGCTGTACTGAACCGGAATGAAACGTGCGCCCTTTACCGCACGATTTTTCTTGGGTGGAGCAACAAAAGGGCGCCGATGATAGAGCGGGATGAATGATGCGGGGGGGCTACGTGTCGGGGCCTTTCGCTGTCGCTGTCGTCCTCCCGATGCGTTTCTGTTGGGGGTGtcgtggggagaaagggaaaagTCTCCAGTGACCCCGGGCGTACACGTCCCGAGTTAGGCGCCGGGGCATTATTGGGCGTGCCCTCCCTCCGCGGCACACCCACCGCCACCGGTCCCGTGGCCGCACCGCCCGCGTCGACGCGCACAGCTGCGCCGCACGACGCGACCCGGCTGGAAAAGGGGAGGGAGGCCGTAACGTGCCGTGCCGTGCTGACTGTTTGCTGACTCGGTATGCACTTGTTTATTGTTGATGATGAAGATCCCTTCGCGTAGCTCCTGAccgtaagacaataggctttggggggaaccagcacaaccttctaggggtggcctatcacatatatatataatgaggtggtatacaacgttacaatatacacatgtaaatacagtctaacaccctccttCAATCTTAActactttctaatgaatctagaagggtaagattgcgcctgcaagtctcaaactgtggcaaaggcaatggcttggtgaagatgtcagcaagttgatccttggaagaaataaacttgatctgtagttgcttctgagagacacgttcacgcacaaagtgatagtcaacttcaatgtgttccgttcgggcatggaataccggatttgcagaaaggtatgtaacaccgatgttatcacaccaaagaacaggaggttatgattggggtatacttaactcctgaagcaaggactgtacccagatgatctctgatgtggcattggccacaaccttatactcagcctcagtactgctacgcgagacagtagcctgtttccgagcactccaggcaatcaggttagagccaaagaagacagcataaccccccgtggatcgcctgtcatccggattgccagcccagtctgcatcagaatatgctgaaagacaaccagagtcagacggccgaatatgcaaaccatgagccaccgtgaaacgaatatagcgcaaaatccgcttaacagcagaccaatgagtgtcacggggtgactgcagatactggcagactcggttaacagcataggaaatttctggtcgcgtgatcgtcaagtactggagcccaccaacaatactcatgtactctgtcgcatcagaagaagaaagaagcacaccatcaacagcattgagcttatcagtggtagacatgggtgtagtcgtcggtttgcacttaagcatcccagctcgctgcaacaaatccagagagtacttcttctgcgtcataacaaggccagcagcacgagaagtaacctccacaccaagaaagtaatgaagcttcccaaggtccttgaccgcaaaatcagcaccaagtgagcgaacaagcgcagtagcagccgactgagaggagctgaccaaaatgatatcatctacatagaccaacaagtacatagtaacctcaggcctttgaagaagaaacaatgaggagtcagcagttgatgatgcaaaaccatgagcacgaagagccattgcaagacgagcatgccaagcacgaggagcctgcttcagaccataaattgccttggacagacgacagagatgatcagggcgatccggatcagagaaacccggaggctggcgcatgtaaacctcctccgccaagacaccatgaagaaaagcattttgaacatcaagctgacgaagaaaccaacctcgagtaacagccagagagagaagaagtctgatggtagtaggcttgaccactggactgaaggtgtcttcatagtcaagtccaaaacgttgtcgaaaaccacgagcaaccagacgagccttatagcgctcaatggacccatcagaatgcctcttcactttgaaaacccatttggaatcaatgacatttacccgtgattgtggaggaacaagagtccatgtctgattgcgaagaagcacttgatactcctgctccatggcctctctccaatgaggaatgcgcatagcagcttgatacatgcgtggctcagaggatggatctgcgagagcagcagacatgcacgccgctaaccaagcaactgtgccatcgtgacgttgcttaggctgaaaaatgccactccgactgcgcgtatgtggacgtagagcagcagcaggagccggcggaggcgaaggtgacggagacgtgacggtcgccggagatgcaggaatcacctcaggcgagctcgggacagacgactccgggctgcatggcgaagactggcccaacgacaggggctcagaggccatgggcgaaccgagagtgggcgaggccagctccggtgacaccggcccagacggccttggcgaggcgagagcaggcgaggccggccctggtgagaagggcccagacaccctgggcgaggcaggggcgggcgaggccaggcctggtgatgactgccacgacgccctgggcgagacggggaccgaggaggccggcccagtcggcggggttgcagggcgcgacgatggcgaaggcagcccagaagccagaggcgaccgggccaggacgtcgatcggccgtgcatgagcacggaaaccgaggccatgcaggggcgccatgtgctcctcatgcacaacagaaggtgtcgaggatgaaggcgatggcgacgaagaggaagatggcacttccagaatctccaaacgagccccacgatcagtgcctgcaccatggttaggcaacaatagaggagaatatgcaacatcatcaaattggtcagaagcaacagaggatgaatgcatgacaggtggctcggtagtggacacagggagtttggcaaagggaaaaacatgctcatcaaacacaacatcccgagagatgtagacacgattagtgggcacatgaagacatttgtatcctttatgaagagagctataaccaagaaaaacacactttttggaacgaaactcgagcttacgcttgttatatggacggagatggggccagcaagcacacccaaacaccttgagaaaggtgtagtccggttgttcattaaggagaacttcaatgggagtcttcatattcaaaacacgagtgggagtacgattgatgagaaaacatgcagtggtgaaagcatcactccaaaaacgaaacggaacagatgcatgggccaaaagagtcagaccagcttcaacaatgtgacgatgcttacgttctactgaaccattctgctgatgtgtatgtggacatgctaaacggtgagtgatcccaagcgactgaaagaaggagttgaggttgcgatactcgccaccccagtccgactgaacatgaacaattttgtgcttgagaaggcgttcaacatgtttttggaactgaacaaaaatgtcaaacacatcagatttacgtttgataagataaagccaggtaaagcggctgtaagcatcaacaaaactgatatagtaattatgaccactaacagaagtctgagcaggaccccatacatctgaaaacacaagttctaaaggatgtttcacctcacgactggactccgaaaaaggaagttgatgactcttcccctgctgacaagcatcacacactgctacatctttattactagacacactaggaagctcatgacgacgcaaaacatgccggacaataggtgtggccgggtgaccaagacgagcatgccactgtgacggagatacccgaactgcactgaagacgcgagcgacgccaggatgctccagacgatagagaccttgacagagccgcccactaagaagaatgtccctcgtgccccgatccttaataaaaagatcaaaaggatgaaattcacaaagcacattattatcacgagtgagtttaggaactgaaagaagtttaggtgtcacagatggaactcgaagaacattgcgaagttgaagactcctattggcatgtctagtgagaagtgatgcttgaccaatatgagagatgtgcatacctgctccattggcggtgtggatcttgtcggagccatggtaggcttcacgagtgtgaagcttccccatctcactggtcaggtgctctgtcgccccagagtccatgtaccagtggggatcaatggagtaggactgagtgtgtccctgtggcttctgcggcggcggacgatcagccatggcgacctgacgagcaaagttgcgtgtatccttcccgtcattgccgagaccaagaaaaccccgctggaagcgcttgtgacacttcgaggcccagtgcccatcgcgaccacaaagctggcacacacgtggaccgccagcccctggtagcgtcgcagtaggaggaggggccgaggcgggtggtggtgactgccccgaaggagccctggatgaagcagaggagcgaccacccttggtggcggcgtttgccgagagggcgccattgcccctggatcggcgcgtctcgactcgttgctcagtaagcaggaggcgtgaaaagacctcgtgtgctggcatgggcgtggagttgcccctctcattgatgatctcgactagggcgtcatactcctcatcaagaccattgacaataaacgagtt is from Triticum aestivum cultivar Chinese Spring chromosome 3A, IWGSC CS RefSeq v2.1, whole genome shotgun sequence and encodes:
- the LOC123062578 gene encoding probable protein phosphatase 2C 9, which gives rise to MAEICCQEAKSPPATAATVATVSASAAAAAVASSVMDRRRRRLELKRFRLASDLEQSAAEYAGARKRPRIPRTVSGPCPDAASASENAERCPRFGFSSVCGRRREMEDAVSIRPGFLPGSGKSHFFGVFDGHGCSHVATTCQELMHEVVAEEHQKAGSGEEPVWKEVMERSFARLDERAANWATTRSSEEPACRCEQKMPSRCDHVGSTAVVAVVSPTQLVVGNAGDSRAVLSRAGVPVALSVDHKPDRPDELERIQAAGGRVIYWDGARVLGVLAMSRAIGDGYLKPFVTAEPEVTVTERSDADECLILASDGLWDVVTNEMACDVARACFRSNGPPEPAAAQAQASEGVSKAESDRACSDAAMLLAKLALARGSSDNVSVVVVDLRRGS